Proteins from a genomic interval of Psychrobacter fulvigenes:
- a CDS encoding TerD family protein, with product MPTTASLPPLSENLKALGLTTDTIAFGLNYEFTKTEPKGMMKRFKKNQSAIDIDIACILYDDNCTINDMVWFKQLRDKTESIRHQGDSLNGKDRGEQALYDGPLDQEQIRLYLHKIPAHINKIGLLASSYYGQPLGKVKAGEVHLSDDEGNRAFTVNLKQLPRDCHSAWIASLQRGVDDWHLTLQNLPLSTNDLQGAAQEVAHELARAIPVPQAVRT from the coding sequence ATGCCCACTACTGCCTCTCTACCACCATTGTCAGAAAACCTAAAAGCACTGGGGCTAACCACCGATACCATAGCTTTTGGCTTAAACTATGAGTTTACCAAAACCGAACCCAAAGGCATGATGAAGCGCTTTAAAAAAAACCAAAGCGCAATTGATATCGATATAGCCTGCATACTTTATGATGACAATTGTACGATAAACGACATGGTTTGGTTTAAGCAGCTGCGTGATAAGACCGAGTCCATTCGCCATCAGGGCGATAGCCTAAATGGTAAAGACCGCGGTGAGCAGGCATTGTACGATGGGCCGCTGGATCAAGAACAGATTCGCCTTTATTTGCATAAGATACCAGCCCACATTAACAAGATTGGTCTACTTGCAAGCTCATACTATGGACAGCCACTCGGCAAGGTTAAAGCCGGTGAAGTACACTTAAGCGACGATGAAGGCAACCGCGCTTTTACAGTGAATTTAAAACAGCTACCACGCGATTGCCACTCTGCTTGGATTGCCAGTTTGCAGCGCGGGGTCGATGATTGGCATTTGACGCTACAAAACCTACCGCTCTCTACCAATGACTTACAAGGTGCCGCGCAAGAGGTCGCCCACGAGTTAGCACGCGCAATTCCTGTCCCGCAAGCGGTTCGCACTTAA
- a CDS encoding helix-turn-helix transcriptional regulator — translation MAADTAASRHGAATTARQWQVLSQLQRNRWVGTTHIYEQLKLAGFDVSLRTVQRDLNALAKRFPIEKNNANPQGWRWKDDAPLQSLPHMNLSQAVAFNMVEANLTQLLPPAILDELFPWFDLARRQLKNSKVTHSWIDRVRIEPATQALIAPHIDLDSKDNIYHALFYQLQIKACYTRSNRTEASEYVLNPIAIIQRGVIIYLLATRVDDPDFIIRTFALHRFESVEILESTAETPDNFHLDDYLEAGSMGFTHPLLSQLPDHGKNTAIELHFTKRAGKSLTESKLSDDQTVTINDDETLTVNATVNLTSQLVWWLRGFGKGLLDAKPQLLYQVVLDKTLEDNNKP, via the coding sequence ATGGCTGCCGATACAGCAGCCAGTCGTCATGGCGCCGCAACCACTGCGCGTCAATGGCAAGTATTGTCTCAGCTGCAGCGCAATCGCTGGGTAGGAACCACCCATATCTATGAACAGCTCAAACTGGCAGGATTTGATGTCAGCTTACGCACGGTGCAAAGAGACCTAAATGCTCTAGCCAAACGCTTCCCTATCGAAAAAAACAATGCTAACCCACAAGGCTGGCGCTGGAAAGATGACGCGCCTCTACAAAGCTTACCGCATATGAACTTATCGCAAGCGGTCGCCTTCAATATGGTCGAGGCCAATCTTACACAGTTATTACCGCCTGCTATTTTGGATGAGCTGTTTCCTTGGTTTGATTTGGCACGGCGTCAACTAAAAAACAGCAAAGTCACTCATTCATGGATTGATCGGGTGCGTATAGAGCCTGCGACGCAAGCATTGATTGCCCCGCATATTGACTTGGACAGTAAAGACAACATTTATCATGCTCTCTTTTATCAATTGCAAATCAAAGCCTGCTATACCCGCAGCAATAGAACAGAAGCCAGCGAATATGTGTTAAATCCTATCGCGATCATTCAGCGCGGCGTTATCATTTACTTGCTAGCGACCCGTGTTGACGACCCTGACTTCATCATCCGCACTTTTGCCCTGCACCGCTTTGAAAGTGTAGAGATACTCGAAAGCACAGCTGAGACACCTGATAACTTCCATCTGGATGATTACTTGGAGGCAGGCAGTATGGGCTTTACTCATCCCCTATTAAGCCAACTGCCTGATCATGGCAAAAACACCGCTATTGAGTTACATTTTACCAAACGAGCTGGTAAAAGCCTGACAGAGAGCAAGCTGAGTGACGATCAAACGGTGACGATCAACGATGATGAGACCCTAACAGTGAACGCAACAGTCAATCTGACCTCGCAACTGGTCTGGTGGCTACGTGGTTTTGGTAAAGGTTTATTAGACGCCAAGCCGCAGCTACTTTATCAAGTGGTCTTGGATAAAACGCTAGAAGATAACAATAAGCCCTAA
- a CDS encoding ion transporter, whose amino-acid sequence MLFQSIRRLRHLVYNILQNDEHDTLVSRYVDYFLIALILTNVAAVIAESVDTWYYPYQEYFTLFENFSIVIFSIEYLLRLWSVADAKPDHTTWRQRWDWLRSPSALIDLVAIVPAFLNFFVSIDLRFLRILRLFRILKLTRYFASMRILLVVISKEKGSFQAVIFILIIMIVTASSGIYLVENHAQPEEFESIPKAMWWAVVTLTTVGYGDVTPITNAGKILGAVITILGVGLAALPAGILATGLANELAQRRDELEQQFREFLVDGDFDLVQNQVMIEKIRRELGLDKEQAQDIVLQVLREQELDRREKEVRQKNFCPHCGEPLE is encoded by the coding sequence ATGCTCTTCCAATCTATACGGCGCTTGCGTCACCTTGTCTATAACATCTTACAAAATGATGAGCACGATACACTGGTCAGTCGCTACGTGGATTATTTTCTGATCGCTTTGATTTTGACCAACGTCGCAGCGGTCATTGCAGAGTCGGTCGACACTTGGTATTACCCTTATCAAGAATATTTCACTTTGTTTGAAAACTTCTCCATCGTTATATTCTCTATCGAGTATTTGCTACGTTTGTGGAGTGTGGCGGACGCCAAACCTGATCATACTACATGGCGTCAGCGTTGGGACTGGCTAAGGAGCCCCTCAGCGTTAATTGATCTGGTGGCTATTGTACCGGCATTCCTAAACTTCTTTGTCAGTATCGATCTACGCTTCTTACGTATTTTGCGTCTGTTCCGTATTCTTAAGCTAACGCGCTATTTTGCCTCCATGCGTATTCTCTTGGTCGTTATCAGCAAGGAGAAGGGGTCGTTCCAAGCCGTTATATTTATCTTAATTATTATGATCGTCACAGCATCTAGTGGTATCTATCTGGTGGAGAACCATGCCCAGCCAGAGGAGTTTGAGTCGATACCTAAGGCGATGTGGTGGGCAGTCGTGACGCTGACAACTGTCGGCTATGGTGATGTGACACCGATTACCAATGCAGGCAAGATATTGGGTGCAGTCATTACGATATTGGGTGTGGGCTTGGCAGCACTGCCAGCGGGTATTTTGGCGACAGGTTTGGCAAACGAGCTTGCCCAGCGCCGTGATGAGCTTGAACAGCAGTTTCGTGAGTTCTTAGTAGATGGTGATTTTGATTTGGTACAGAACCAAGTCATGATTGAAAAGATTCGCCGTGAGCTGGGGTTGGATAAAGAGCAAGCGCAAGATATCGTGTTACAAGTGTTGCGTGAGCAAGAGCTGGATCGCCGTGAGAAGGAAGTGCGGCAAAAGAACTTTTGTCCTCATTGCGGGGAGCCGTTAGAGTAA